A stretch of the Diprion similis isolate iyDipSimi1 chromosome 14, iyDipSimi1.1, whole genome shotgun sequence genome encodes the following:
- the LOC124414760 gene encoding dehydrodolichyl diphosphate synthase complex subunit DHDDS: MSTWIRENTLNWIQLMAVKVLKTGSVPKHVAFIMDGNRRYANKNRVKKVDGHTKGFDKLTETLQWCLELGIPEVTVYAFSIENFKRSEEEVNGLMELARKKFQNLLDEREKLMEHGVCIRVIGNLSLLPKDVQKLIAEAMIITKNNNRAFLNVAFSYTSRDEITNAVKDVVGGVERGDILTEDINEELISECLYTNHSPEPDLVIRTSGEVRFSDFLLWQTTCSCIYFTEVLWPEFTVWDLLAAVFYYQRCYTDLETMKYTRRSIFLNNNNSNSRVNNFVSELQRDREIMLKIMSLGLAQT; the protein is encoded by the exons ATGTCTACTTGGATCAGAGAGAACACTTTAAATTGGATCCAGCTAATGGCCGTGAAAGTGCTAAAGACTGGCTCGGTTCCTAAACACGTCGCGTTCATAATGGACGGTAACAGACGTTACGCTAACAAAAATAGGGTGAAAAAAGTGGACGGCCACACAAAGGG GTTCGATAAATTAACAGAGACTCTTCAATGGTGTCTTGAACTTGGGATACCAGAAGTCACTGTATATGCTTTCAGTATAGAGAATTTTAAAAGGAGCGAAGAAGAAGTAAATGGCCTGATGGAACTcgccagaaaaaagtttcaaaatctaCTCGATGAGAG AGAGAAGCTAATGGAGCATGGGGTCTGCATAAGAGTAATTGGAAACTTATCGCTGCTTCCGAAGGATGTACAAAAACTAATCGCAGAAGCCATGATCAtcacaaaaaataacaatcgtgCATTCCTTAATGTTGCTTTTTCCTACACAT CGAGGGATGAAATAACTAACGCAGTCAAAGACGTTGTTGGAGGAGTTGAGAGGGGTGATATTCTGACGGAAGATATCAACGAGGAATTAATTTCTGAATGCTTATACACCAATCATTCACCTGAGCCTGATCTAGTTATTCGAACGTCTGGCGAAGTTCGATTCAGTGACTTCTTGTTATGGCAG accACCTGCAGCTGTATTTACTTCACTGAAGTTTTGTGGCCAGAATTCACTGTGTGGGATTTACTAGCTGCGGTGTTTTACTACCAGCGGTGTTACACAGACTTAGAAACAATGAAATACACAAGACGATCGATCTttcttaacaataataacagtaatagtAGGGTGAACAATTTCGTTAGTGAATTACAGAGAGACAGGGAAATTATGCTTAAAATAATGTCTCTAGGCTTAGCACAAACGTAA